The nucleotide window TGCGCCTCGAACGGAATGTCAAACGCCTTGAGCTTTTTGATGGCGGCGGAGACGACAGGCAAATCGCTGTCAGACCCCATAATAACCGCAACTTTTTTCATAACGTTCCTCCGGTCAAAATCTAATGTGCGCTTGAAAAATAATGCATTTAACCCTCAGTATACTATAATAATTTGCGTGTTATTTCAAGATTAACAAATATAAAACGTTAAAATTGTAAACTTAAACAAGGCGCTGTTGTCACGGCAGGATATTTGCGGTAAAATAACAATAATGACTATTGAGGAGGCACAGTATGCCGGAAAACGGAACCTTTGCTGTTTTACAAAACGATCGCCTGACGGATACGGTGTTTGCCCTGCGATTAGATGCGCGGGACATGCGCCCGAAGCCCGGTCAGTTTGTCCATATTCGGTGCGGCGCGGAGCTTCTACTGCGCCGCCCAATCAGCGTCTGTGACTGGCATGACGGGGTTTTGACGCTTGTCGTCGACGTGCGCGGGTCGGGTACCTCGTGGCTTTCAGAGCGCCGTCCCGGTGACTGTCTTGATGTTCTCGGCCCGCTCGGAAACGGCTACAGTCTGAACGGGAAACACCTGCTGCTTGTTGGCGGGGGGATCGGTGTGCCGCCGATGCTTTACGCTGCCTGCACAATGCCCGGGCAGCACGCGGCGCTTCTCGGCTTTCGCTCAAAAGATCAAATAATCCTGACAAACGAGATCGGAAAGCACTGCCCTGTCAGTATCGCGACGGACGATGGGAGCGCCGGGGCGCACGGCCCTGTGACGGGCCTGGTCAAGCACTACCTTGAAACAGGCGCTTATGACGGCGTTCTGGCCTGCGGGCCAAGACCGATGCTCCGTGCCGTGGCGCAGTTGGCTGAAGACTTTCACGTCCCCTGTCAGGTATCGCTGGAGGAACGCATGGGCTGCGGTGTCGGCGCGTGCCTCGTTTGCGCCTGTAAAACGCAGGAGGACGGGACAGAGCACATGCGCCGCGTCTGTAAGGATGGGCCTGTTTTTAACGCCGGGGAGGTTTGCTGGTCATGACGGATTTATCGGTTAATTTTGCCGGTGTTACATTCAAGACGCCGGTTGTGATGGCGTCCGGCACATTCGGTTTTGGCCGGGAGTACGCCGAGTATTTCGATTTGTCAAAGCTCGGCGGGATAGCCGTTAAAGGCCTGACGCTGAAGGAGCGGCTCGGAAACCCGCCGCCGCGCATTGCTGAAACGCCGATGGGGATTTTAAACAGCGTCGGGCTTCAAAACCCGGGTGTTGACGCGTTTATCACGCGTGAGCTGCCGTATTTAAAACAGTTTGACACCAATATTATTGCCAACATTTCCGGCAATACGGTAGATGAATACGCCGAAATGGCCGAAAAGCTATCCGAAGCAGGCGTTGACATGATTGAGGTCAACATCTCCTGCCCGAACGTCAAGGCGGGGGGGATCGCCTTCGGCACTTCGTGTGACGGCGCCGCCGCCGTTACGCGTGCGGTGAAAGACCGTGCCAAAGTGCCCGTGATGGTGAAGCTCTCACCGAATGTGACGGACATTGTGTCAATTGCCCGTGCAGCGCAAAACGCCGGGGCGGACGCCCTGTCGCTCATTAACACGCTGCTTGGCATGCGCATCAACATCGAAACGCACAGGCCTGTTCTGGCGAACAAGACGGGCGGCCTTTCCGGCCCCGCTGTTTTTCCGGTCGCGCTG belongs to Oscillospiraceae bacterium CM and includes:
- a CDS encoding dihydroorotate dehydrogenase; translation: MTDLSVNFAGVTFKTPVVMASGTFGFGREYAEYFDLSKLGGIAVKGLTLKERLGNPPPRIAETPMGILNSVGLQNPGVDAFITRELPYLKQFDTNIIANISGNTVDEYAEMAEKLSEAGVDMIEVNISCPNVKAGGIAFGTSCDGAAAVTRAVKDRAKVPVMVKLSPNVTDIVSIARAAQNAGADALSLINTLLGMRINIETHRPVLANKTGGLSGPAVFPVALRMVYEVAAAVPLPILGMGGISTGEDAVEMLLAGADMVAVGTAIFNDPLAPIAITAGIKAYLSRKNITSVTELTGRVIRS
- a CDS encoding dihydroorotate dehydrogenase electron transfer subunit — its product is MPENGTFAVLQNDRLTDTVFALRLDARDMRPKPGQFVHIRCGAELLLRRPISVCDWHDGVLTLVVDVRGSGTSWLSERRPGDCLDVLGPLGNGYSLNGKHLLLVGGGIGVPPMLYAACTMPGQHAALLGFRSKDQIILTNEIGKHCPVSIATDDGSAGAHGPVTGLVKHYLETGAYDGVLACGPRPMLRAVAQLAEDFHVPCQVSLEERMGCGVGACLVCACKTQEDGTEHMRRVCKDGPVFNAGEVCWS